The Prunus persica cultivar Lovell chromosome G8, Prunus_persica_NCBIv2, whole genome shotgun sequence genome includes a region encoding these proteins:
- the LOC18766706 gene encoding subtilisin-like protease SBT1.2 has protein sequence MDFKTHLFVSILFLCSVCLHANTLQTYIVQLHPQGVTSSSFATKPSWHLSFLQQTMSSEEDASSRLLYSYHSAMEGFAAQLSESELASLQMLPDVIAIRPDHRLQIHTTYSYKFLGLNTASSDGAWHKSAFGRGTIIGVLDTGVWPESPSFNDRGMPPVPRKWRGICQEGQNFNSSNCNKKLIGARFFTEGHRVASVSSYSPDAGHEYVSPRDSHGHGTHTSSTAGGASVGMASVFGNAAGVARGMAPGAHVAVYKVCWLNGCYSSDILAAMDVAIRDGVDILSLSLGGFPIPLFDDSIAIGSFRAVEHGISVVCAAGNGGPIQSSVANEAPWIATIGASTLDRRFPGIVQMGNGKYLYGESMYPGNHLMRAGKALELVYVTGENSGSEYCFRGSLPRAIVRGKIVVCDRGVNGRAEKGEVVKEAGGAAMILANTEINLEENSVDVHLLPATLIGFKESVHLKAYINSTRRPTARIVFGGTVIGKSRAPAVAQFSARGPSYSNPSILKPDVIAPGVNIIAAWPQNLGPTGLPEDSRRVNFTIMSGTSMACPHASGIAALLRSAHPKWSPAAIKSAVMTTAEVTDRSGKPIMDGDKPAGVFAIGAGHVNPERAIDPGLIYDIRPEEYVTHLCSLGYTKSEILTITHRNVSCREILQMNRGFNLNYPSISVTFKHGMRSKMIKRRVTNVGSPNSIYSLELMAPKEVKVKVKPQRLIFTDINQSLSYRVWFISRKRAGTAKMSFAQGQLTWVNSKNSLNRVKSPFSVTWK, from the coding sequence ATGGATTTCAAAACCCATCTTTTCGTTTCCATTCTCTTCCTTTGCTCGGTTTGCCTTCATGCAAACACTCTCCAGACTTACATTGTTCAGCTCCACCCACAAGGTGTGACCAGCTCTTCTTTTGCTACTAAGCCTAGTTGGCATCTCTCATTTCTTCAACAAACCATGTCATCTGAAGAAGACGCTTCTTCTCGgcttctctactcttaccATTCTGCCATGGAAGGCTTTGCTGCTCAGCTGTCTGAATCTGAGCTTGCGTCCTTGCAAATGCTGCCTGATGTCATTGCAATTAGGCCTGACCACCGCCTCCAAATCCACACAACTTATTCATACAAGTTCTTGGGGCTTAACACTGCTTCAAGTGATGGTGCTTGGCACAAGTCTGCATTTGGTCGAGGCACGATCATTGGGGTGCTTGATACAGGAGTTTGGCCCGAGAGTCCAAGCTTCAACGATCGTGGGATGCCACCAGTTCCCAGAAAGTGGAGAGGGATTTGCCAAGAAGGGCAAAACTTCAATTCTTCGAATTGTAACAAGAAACTCATTGGTGCCAGGTTCTTCACTGAAGGTCATCGCGTAGCTTCAGTGTCATCATACTCACCAGATGCTGGTCATGAGTATGTGTCACCGCGTGATTCCCATGGGCATGGAACACATACATCATCAACAGCTGGGGGTGCTTCTGTCGGAATGGCAAGTGTTTTTGGCAATGCAGCTGGTGTGGCTCGAGGAATGGCTCCCGGCGCACATGTAGCAGTGTACAAAGTCTGCTGGCTTAATGGATGTTATAGCTCTGATATCCTTGCTGCAATGGATGTTGCAATTAGAGATGGAGTAGacattctctccctctctctagGTGGCTTCCCCATTCCACTTTTTGATGACAGCATTGCAATTGGCAGTTTTCGTGCAGTGGAGCATGGAATTTCAGTTGTATGTGCAGCAGGCAACGGTGGTCCAATTCAAAGCTCAGTTGCCAACGAAGCTCCTTGGATTGCTACCATTGGTGCCAGCACACTAGACCGAAGATTTCCCGGCATAGTTCAAATGGGGAATGGAAAATACCTCTATGGAGAATCCATGTACCCAGGAAACCATCTTATGAGAGCTGGGAAAGCGCTTGAACTGGTTTATGTGACCGGTGAGAATAGTGGAAGTGAATATTGCTTCAGAGGGTCTCTCCCAAGAGCAATAGTCCGCGGCAAAATAGTGGTTTGTGACCGAGGTGTCAATGGAAGGGCGGAGAAAGGTGAAGTGGTGAAGGAAGCTGGAGGAGCTGCAATGATTTTGGCAAATACAGAGATAAACCTAGAGGAGAACTCTGTTGATGTCCACCTCTTGCCTGCAACTCTGATTGGCTTCAAAGAGTCAGTTCACTTGAAGGCTTACATAAACTCAACAAGGAGACCAACAGCTAGAATTGTATTTGGAGGCACAGTTATAGGAAAATCCAGGGCACCAGCAGTAGCTCAGTTCTCAGCTAGAGGACCGAGTTATTCTAACCCTTCAATCCTCAAACCAGATGTGATTGCTCCAGGGGTCAACATCATTGCTGCTTGGCCTCAAAACTTAGGTCCCACTGGCCTTCCAGAAGATTCTAGGAGAGTAAATTTCACTATCATGTCGGGGACTTCAATGGCCTGTCCTCATGCCAGTGGAATTGCTGCTCTTCTACGCTCAGCTCATCCCAAATGGAGCCCTGCGGCAATTAAATCTGCTGTTATGACAACTGCTGAGGTAACTGATCGTTCAGGAAAACCGATAATGGATGGAGACAAACCAGCCGGAGTTTTTGCAATTGGTGCTGGACATGTAAACCCTGAAAGAGCCATTGACCCGGGGTTGATTTATGACATCAGGCCAGAGGAGTATGTCACTCATTTATGCAGTCTTGGATacacaaaatcagaaattctAACTATCACTCACAGGAACGTTAGCTGCCGTGAAATCCTGCAGATGAACAGGGGTTTCAACCTCAATTACCCCTCCATTTCAGTAACTTTCAAACATGGCATGAGAAGTAAAATGATCAAACGACGAGTAACAAATGTGGGAAGTCCTAATTCCATTTACTCGCTGGAACTAATGGCGCCTAAGGAAGTTAAAGTAAAAGTTAAGCCTCAAAGGTTAATATTCACAGACATCAATCAGAGTTTGAGTTACAGGGTATGGTTTATATCAAGGAAGAGAGCAGGAACAGCAAAAATGAGCTTTGCACAAGGGCAGTTGACATGGGTCAATTCTAAGAATAGCTTGAACAGGGTTAAAAGCCCGTTCTCGGTGACTTGGAAGTAA
- the LOC18766859 gene encoding photosystem II reaction center PSB28 protein, chloroplastic, with product MATLQSLAFSSPVSHCLQQPRLHSGLLSWTVHRSAKSTFNGQSLHVSRPQWAPIRRCTQASRSITMMVKPKIQFIQGTDEQTIPDVRLTKSKDGTNGVAIFKFEQPSVFDSSGEFGDITGFYMIDEEGVLQSVDVNAKFVNGKPAGIEAKYTMRTPRDWDRFMRFMERYANDNGLQFIKK from the exons ATGGCAACCCTGCAGTCACTTGCATTCTCCTCTCCAGTCTCACACTGTCTGCAGCAACCACGCCTTCATTCTG GCTTGTTATCTTGGACTGTCCATAGAAGTGCAAAGTCCACGTTCAATGGTCAATCTTTGCACGTGTCTCGTCCCCAATGGGCGCCAATAAGACGGTGTACTCAAGCATCTAGATCTATTACAATGATGGTCAAACCAAAAATTCAGTTTATCCAAGGAACTGATGAACAGACAATACCAGATGTGAGGCTAACTAAATCAAAAGATGGTACAAATGGCGTGGCTATATTCAAGTTTGAGCAACCTTCTGTTTTTGACTCCTCTGGTGAATTTGGTGACATCACTGGATTTTACATGATTGATGAAGAAGGTGTTCTTCAATCAGTTGATGTCAATGCCAAATTTGTCAATGGAAAGCCTGCAGGAATTGAAGCAAAGTATACGATGCGGACTCCGAGAGATTGGGACAGATTCATGAGATTCATGGAACGCTATGCTAATGATAATGGCTTGCAATTCATCAAAAAATGA